One part of the Quercus lobata isolate SW786 chromosome 7, ValleyOak3.0 Primary Assembly, whole genome shotgun sequence genome encodes these proteins:
- the LOC115952235 gene encoding 40S ribosomal protein S15a-5-like: MGRRILNDALRSIVNAEKRGKATVELKPISNVISSFLNIMKDRGYIKDYQVYDPHRVGRITVELQGRVKDCKALTYRQDIKARDIENYRLRMLPTHQWGYVVITTPDGVLDHEEAIKKNVGGQVLGYFL, from the exons atggggaGGAGGATATTGAACGATGCGTTGAGATCAATTGTGAATGCGGAGAAGAGAGGAAAAGCAACAGTGGAGTTGAAGCCTATCTCCAATGTCATTTCTTCCTTTCTCAATATCATGAAAGATCGAG GGTACATCAAGGATTATCAGGTCTATGATCCGCATAGAGTGGGGAGGATAACAGTTGAACTACAAGGTAGGGTTAAAGATTGCAAGGCTCTCACTTACAGGCAGGATATCAAGGCAAGGGATATTGAAAATTACAGATTGCGTATGCTACCAACACATCAG TGGGGTTATGTTGTAATCACAACTCCAGATGGTGTTTTGGATCACGAAGAGGCAATTAAAAAGAATGTGGGTGGTCAGGTTTTGGGTTATTTTCTTTAG